The following coding sequences lie in one Nycticebus coucang isolate mNycCou1 chromosome 18, mNycCou1.pri, whole genome shotgun sequence genomic window:
- the CHCT1 gene encoding CHD1 helical C-terminal domain containing protein 1: MATGRPGTTVGQDLSPGSADPPRPGRGRTGSNWVPGPEDAKRRPGDGTQRSREADGASGRKQRLQRPQPWPSVSAAEGRGAPVPPWGRGGPGGDFRSPPGQADPGCIETERPDNGRTPAPPWWQDLCALSSSSLSSQSRRSEARGNVRCATMEPTHTPVEIEVSDPQGSKGESPPEKVTNVPCLEKSSSTIPTRDPLVRHAKGLGQDTFKICKEYLRPLKKFLRKLHLPKDVPQKKKLKYMKESLVVLGDHINTFLQHYCRAWEIKHWKKMLWRFVSLFSELEAKQLRRLYKYTKSNQNAKFLVAFSPSDVPERSLLADREDSLPKLCDAWGLHSDISGMKERLSKMQTPGQEASLLEEPQSQAHVKKDSSRKHPQKAKLKRKRIKEAPDTPETSP; the protein is encoded by the exons ATGGCGACAGGGAGGCCTGGGACGACCGTCGGGCAGGACCTCAGCCCTGGCTCGGCTGACCCACCGCGGCCCGGCAGGGGAAGAACAGGGTCAAACTGGGTCCCGGGCCCAGAGGACGCCAAGAGAAGGCCAGGAGATGGGACTCAGCGTTCCAGGGAAGCTGACGGGGCTTCAGGGAGGAAACAGAGGCTGCAACGGCCTCAGCCATGGCCCTCCGTGAGCGCTGCCGAAGGACGCGGGGCACCTGTGCCGCCCTGGGGGCGAGGTGGCCCAGGTGGAGACTTCCGATCGCCTCCGGGCCAGGCGGACCCCGGCTGCATCGAGACAGAGCGGCCAGACAACGGCCGGACCCCTGCGCCCCCCTGGTGGCAGGACCTCTGTGCACTCagttcctcttct CTCAGCTCACAGAGCAGAAGGTCAGAAGCCAGAGGGAACGTTAGGTGTGCCACCATGGAGCCTACTCACACACCTGTTGAGATAGAGGTTTCAGACCCGCAAGGGAGTAAAGGGGAAAGTCCACCAGAGAAG GTGACAAATGTGCCCTGTTTAGAGAAGAGCTCCAGCACCATCCCGACAAGAGACCCACTTGTGCGCCATGCTAAGGGTCTGGGCCAGGACACTTTCAAAATT TGTAAAGAATACCTAAGGCCGCTGAAGAAGTTCCTGCGAAAGTTGCACTTGCCCAAGGATGTGCCTCAGAAGAAGAAGCTGAAGTACATGAAGGAGAGCCTGGTGGTCCTAGGGGACCACATCAACACCTTTCTGCAGCATTACTGCCGAGCGTGGGAAATCAAACACTGGAAGAA GATGCTCTGGCGGTTTGTCTCCCTCTTCTCGGAACTAGAAGCGAAGCAGCTTCGCAGGCTCTACAAGTACACCAAGAGCAACCAGAACGCCAAGTTTCTG GTGGCATTCTCGCCCTCAGATGTACCTGAGAGGTCCCTGCTAGCTGACCGGGAGGACAGTCTGCCCAAGCTCTGCGATGCCTGGGGGCTGCACAGTGACATCAGCGGCATGAAGGAGAGGCTGTCCAAGATGCAGACCCCGGGTCAAGAGGCCTCCCTGCTGGAGGAGCCCCAGTCCCAGGCCCATGTCAAGAAAG ATTCTTCAAGAAAACATCCTCAAAAGGCAAAACTCAAGAGAAAGAGGATTAAGGAGGCCCCAGATACTCCTGAAACCAGCCCGTAA